A single window of Zea mays cultivar B73 chromosome 10, Zm-B73-REFERENCE-NAM-5.0, whole genome shotgun sequence DNA harbors:
- the LOC100286067 gene encoding Subtilisin-like protease SBT1.3 precursor produces MGSGGVRWKALPLCLALVALQACLPARGAAPKTYIVQMAASEMPSSFDFHHEWYASTVKSVSSVQLEGDADDHYAARIVYNYETAFHGFAAKLDEDEAERMAEADGVVAVLPETVLQLHTTRSPDFLGISPEISDSIWSAGLADHDVVVGVLDTGIWPESPSFSDKGLGPVPARWKGLCQTGRGFTVASCNRKIIGARIFYNGYEASSGPINETAELKSPRDQDGHGTHTAATAAGAPVPDASLFGYASGVARGMAPRARVAAYKVCWTGGCFSSDILAAVDRAVADGVDVLSISLGGGSSPYFRDSLAIASFGAMQMGVFVACSGGNGGPDPISLTNLSPWITTVGASTMDRDFPATVTLGNGANLTGVSLYKGRRGLSSKEQYPLVYMGGNSSIPDPRSLCLEGTLQPHEVAGKIVICDRGISPRVQKGQVVKNAGAAGMILANTPANGEELVADSHLLPAVAVGQSEGIAAKKYSKTAPKPTATLSFDGTKLGIRPSPVVAAFSSRGPNFLTLEILKPDVIAPGVNILAAWSGDASPSSLSSDRRRVGFNILSGTSMSCPHVAGVAALIKASHPDWSPAKIKSALMTTAYVHDNTYRSLKDAATGKASTPFDHGAGHIHPLRALNPGLVYDIGQDDYLEFLCVENLTPLQLRSFTKNSSKTCKHTFSSPGDLNYPAISAVFAEQPSAALTVRRTVTNVGPPSSTYHVKVTEFKGADIVVEPSTLHFTSSNQKLTYKVTMTTKAAQKTPEFGALSWSDGVHIVRSPLVLTWLPPM; encoded by the coding sequence ATGGGTTCTGGCGGCGTCAGATGGAAGGCTCTGCCGCTGTGCCTAGCTCTCGTGGCTCTGCAAGCATGCCTCCCTGCTCGCGGGGCAGCTCCCAAGACTTACATCGTTCAGATGGCCGCGTCTGAGATGCCGAGCTCGTTCGATTTCCACCACGAATGGTACGCATCCACTGTGAAATCCGTGAGCTCTGTGCAGCTGGAAGGAGACGCGGACGACCATTACGCCGCGAGGATCGTCTACAACTACGAGACGGCGTTCCACGGCTTCGCGGCGAAGCTGGACGAGGACGAGGCCGAGCGGATGGCCGAGGCGGACGGCGTGGTGGCCGTGCTCCCGGAGACGGTCCTGCAGCTGCACACCACCAGGAGCCCGGACTTCCTGGGCATCAGCCCGGAGATCAGCGACAGCATATGGTCCGCCGGCCTGGCCGACCACGACGTCGTCGTCGGCGTGCTCGACACCGGCATCTGGCCCGAGAGCCCCAGCTTTAGCGACAAGGGCCTCGGCCCTGTCCCGGCCAGGTGGAAGGGCCTGTGCCAGACCGGCCGCGGCTTCACCGTAGCCAGCTGCAACCGCAAGATCATCGGCGCGCGCATCTTCTACAACGGCTACGAGGCCTCGTCGGGCCCCATCAACGAGACGGCCGAGCTCAAATCTCCGCGGGACCAGGACGGCCACGGCACGCACACCGCGGCCACCGCCGCGGGCGCGCCCGTGCCGGACGCCAGCCTCTTCGGCTACGCCAGCGGCGTCGCCCGTGGCATGGCGCCCCGCGCCCGCGTCGCGGCGTACAAGGTGTGCTGGACGGGGGGCTGCTTCAGCTCCGACATCCTGGCGGCCGTCGACCGCGCCGTGGCGGACGGCGTCGACGTGCTCTCCATCTCGCTCGGCGGCGGCTCGTCCCCCTACTTCCGCGACAGCCTGGCCATCGCGTCGTTCGGTGCCATGCAGATGGGCGTGTTCGTCGCCTGCTCGGGCGGCAAcggcggcccggaccccataaGCCTCACCAACCTGTCGCCGTGGATAACCACGGTGGGCGCGAGCACCATGGACCGGGACTTCCCGGCCACGGTGACGCTCGGCAATGGCGCAAACCTCACCGGGGTTTCGCTCTACAAAGGCCGGCGAGGTCTTTCGTCCAAGGAGCAGTACCCGTTAGTCTACATGGGCGGCAACTCGAGCATCCCTGACCCCAGGTCCCTGTGCCTGGAGGGGACACTCCAGCCCCACGAGGTCGCTGGAAAGATTGTGATCTGCGACCGCGGCATTAGTCCTCGGGTGCAGAAGGGTCAGGTTGTCAAGAACGCCGGTGCCGCGGGCATGATACTCGCCAACACACCGGCAAACGGCGAGGAGCTTGTCGCCGACAGCCACCTCCTGCCAGCAGTGGCCGTTGGGCAGTCTGAAGGCATTGCCGCCAAGAAGTACAGCAAAACCGCCCCGAAACCAACGGCCACGCTCAGCTTCGACGGGACGAAGCTCGGGATCCGCCCATCGCCAGTCGTAGCCGCGTTCTCGTCCCGGGGACCAAACTTCCTGACCCTGGAGATCCTCAAGCCGGATGTCATCGCGCCCGGCGTGAACATCTTGGCGGCATGGAGCGGCGACGCCAGCCCGTCGAGCTTGTCCAGCGACCGCCGGCGGGTCGGCTTCAACATCCTGTCGGGGACGTCCATGTCGTGCCCGCACGTCGCCGGCGTGGCTGCGCTGATCAAGGCCAGCCACCCGGACTGGAGCCCCGCGAAGATCAAGTCCGCGCTGATGACCACCGCGTACGTCCACGACAACACGTACCGGTCGCTGAAGGACGCGGCCACCGGCAAGGCGTCCACGCCGTTCGATCACGGAGCTGGGCACATACACCCGCTGCGTGCCCTCAACCCTGGCCTGGTCTACGACATCGGCCAGGACGACTACCTGGAGTTCCTCTGCGTGGAGAACCTGACGCCGTTGCAGCTCAGGTCCTTCACCAAGAACTCGAGCAAGACATGCAAGCACACCTTCAGCTCGCCGGGTGACTTGAATTATCCGGCCATCTCCGCGGTCTTCGCGGAGCAGCCATCTGCTGCGCTGACGGTGCGTCGCACCGTGACGAACGTCGGCCCGCCGTCTTCGACTTACCATGTCAAGGTTACAGAGTTCAAAGGCGCAGACATTGTCGTCGAACCAAGCACCCTGCACTTCACAAGTTCGAACCAGAAGCTAACCTACAAGGTGACGATGACAACCAAGGCTGCCCAGAAGACACCGGAGTTCGGAGCGCTGTCTTGGAGCGACGGCGTCCACATCGTCCGGAGCCCCCTTGTCCTCACATGGCTGCCACCGATGTGA
- the LOC103641949 gene encoding copper chaperone for superoxide dismutase, chloroplastic produces MPSMATTAAPAADLSAPDKQQDSALPELTTKFMVDMKCEGCVTAVKNKLQTLEGIKNIEVDLSNQVVRVLGSRPVKIMLDVLYQTGREARLIGQGNPNDFLVSAAVAEFKGPVVFGVVRLAQVNMELARVEATFSGLSPGEHGWSINQFGDLTRGAESTGNIYNPPDHLSDKPLGDLGTLEAGENGEAHFSGPKEKLRVVDLIGRSIALYAAKDKSDPGIAAAVIARSAGVGENYKELCTCDGVTIWESS; encoded by the exons ATGCCCTCGATGGCCACCACCGCAGCGCCCGCGGCCGATCTCTCGGCGCCCGATAAG CAGCAGGACTCGGCTCTTCCGGAGCTCACT ACGAAATTCATGGTGGACATGAAATGTGAGGGATGTGTAACAGCTGTGAAAAACAAGCTGCAAACTCTTGAAG GAATAAAAAACATTGAGGTGGACTTGTCTAACCAAGTTGTTAGGGTTCTGGGATCTCGTCCAGTGAAGATAATGTTAGATGTCCTTTATCAAACAGGTCGAGAAGCACGACTGATTGGACAAGGGAACCCAAATG ATTTCTTAGTTTCTGCTGCTGTAGCTGAGTTTAAAGGGCCAGTTGTATTTGGTGTTGTTCGTCTGGCCCAAGTAAACATGGAGTTGGCTAGAGTGGAAGCCacgtttag TGGTCTATCACCTGGTGAACATGGATGGTCAATAAATCAGTTTGGGGATTTGACAAGAGGTGCAGAAAGCACTGGCAACATATATAATCCGCCAGATCATTTATCTGATA AACCACTTGGTGACCTGGGAACTCTAGAAGCTGGAGAGAACGGGGAAGCCCATTTCTCAGGACCGAAGGAGAAATTGAGAGTAGTTGATTTGATCGGCCGCTCGATTGCTTTGTATGCAGCGAAGGACAAATCAGACCCTGGCATCGCCGCAGCGGTGATTGCAAGAAGTGCCGGCGTAGGAGAGAACTACAAGGAACTCTGCACTTGTGATGGTGTCACCATTTGGGAATCAAGCTAA